The following are encoded in a window of Cryobacterium sp. CG_9.6 genomic DNA:
- the prfB gene encoding peptide chain release factor 2 yields MIDLDFSEQIAALRTTFGDIRSVVDVERLRADIAELSEEAGEPDLWNDTEHAQKVTSDLSHRQSSLKRIESIEARLDDLELLVEMANEGQGDQESADEAETELASLQKLLGDLEVQTLLNGEFDERNAVITIRAGAGGVDAADFAEMLLRMYLRWAEQHDYRTSVLDISYAEEAGIKSAIVEVDGAYAFGTLSVEAGTHRLVRMSPFNSAGKRQTSFAAVEVVPLIEQTESIEVPDGDIRVDVFRSSGPGGQSVNTTDSAVRITHLPTGTVVSCQNEKSQIQNRAAAMRVLQSRLLLLEREKEAATKKELAGNITASWGDQMRSYVLAPYQMVKDLRTNHEVNNPTNVFNGDLDGFISAGIRWRKKAPQD; encoded by the coding sequence ATGATTGACTTGGATTTTTCGGAGCAGATCGCCGCACTGCGGACCACGTTTGGCGACATTCGTTCGGTGGTCGACGTTGAGCGGCTGCGCGCCGACATCGCCGAGCTGAGCGAAGAGGCCGGCGAACCTGACCTGTGGAACGACACCGAGCATGCGCAAAAGGTCACCAGTGATCTGAGCCATCGGCAGAGCTCGCTCAAGCGCATCGAGAGCATCGAGGCGCGCCTCGATGACCTCGAGCTGCTGGTGGAGATGGCCAACGAGGGCCAGGGCGACCAGGAATCAGCCGATGAGGCCGAAACCGAACTGGCCAGCCTGCAGAAGCTGCTCGGCGACCTCGAGGTGCAGACCCTCCTTAACGGCGAGTTCGACGAGCGCAACGCCGTCATCACCATTCGCGCCGGGGCCGGGGGAGTGGATGCCGCCGACTTCGCCGAAATGCTGCTGCGCATGTACCTGCGCTGGGCGGAACAGCACGATTACCGCACGAGCGTGCTCGACATCAGCTATGCCGAAGAGGCCGGCATCAAGTCGGCCATCGTTGAAGTGGATGGCGCCTACGCCTTCGGAACGCTGAGCGTCGAGGCGGGTACCCACCGTCTCGTGCGGATGAGTCCGTTCAACTCGGCCGGCAAGCGACAGACCTCCTTCGCCGCGGTGGAGGTAGTTCCGCTGATCGAACAGACCGAGTCCATCGAGGTGCCCGACGGCGATATTCGAGTGGATGTCTTCCGGTCCAGTGGCCCCGGCGGCCAGTCGGTGAACACCACCGACTCCGCCGTGCGCATCACCCACCTTCCTACCGGAACCGTGGTGAGCTGTCAGAACGAGAAGAGCCAGATTCAGAACCGCGCCGCGGCCATGCGGGTGTTGCAATCCCGACTGCTCCTGCTCGAACGCGAGAAGGAAGCGGCGACCAAGAAAGAACTCGCCGGTAACATCACGGCCAGCTGGGGAGACCAGATGCGCAGCTACGTGCTCGCGCCGTATCAAATGGTGAAAGACCTGCGCACGAACCACGAGGTCAACAACCCCACGAACGTTTTCAATGGTGACCTGGACGGATTTATCTCCGCCGGCATCCGCTGGCGTAAGAAGGCTCCGCAGGACTGA
- a CDS encoding pilus assembly protein TadG-related protein yields MRIRDLTVARSNSASSEDGSTLLLTIFYGFLSLVLILVIVAATSLYLERKRLFTLADGAAFAGAEAFDFGAVDPGTTEAQRALTGADVQKAVTDYLALPHEKFEGLTMTQAYSTDSHSATVSLSAWWRPPVLTLVIPRGVPITVTSVARSVVW; encoded by the coding sequence GTGAGGATTCGCGACCTCACTGTTGCCCGCTCGAATTCCGCCAGCAGCGAGGACGGCTCCACCCTTCTCCTCACCATTTTCTACGGGTTTCTTTCTCTCGTGCTCATCCTTGTAATTGTTGCCGCCACCTCGCTCTACCTCGAGCGCAAGCGGCTCTTCACACTCGCGGACGGAGCCGCCTTCGCCGGAGCCGAAGCCTTCGATTTCGGTGCCGTCGACCCGGGAACCACCGAGGCACAGCGTGCGCTCACCGGCGCCGATGTGCAGAAAGCGGTCACCGACTATCTGGCCCTGCCGCACGAAAAATTCGAGGGCCTCACCATGACCCAGGCCTACTCAACCGACAGCCACAGCGCCACCGTCTCGCTGTCCGCGTGGTGGAGACCGCCCGTCCTGACCCTGGTTATTCCCCGCGGTGTGCCCATCACGGTGACATCCGTTGCTCGTTCGGTCGTGTGGTAA
- a CDS encoding EamA family transporter, with product MSAKRDRLNGAGAQLATEVSINFGSSLAGLLIPVVGSPVVVAARQIVMVCVILPFYRPKLSQLSWRRVWPALALGVVLAVMNVTFYMSVGLLGLGIAATIEFLGPFGLALATSRRPLDFVCALAAAGGVFLLTWSDGTLSVLGIVLALTAAASWAAYILLTRQVATEFPGLEGITIASLVSLTLVVPLALVTVDFSELNWGIIGLLVLIGVLSSAFPYTVDTYILRRISPRLYSIITSFGPVIAAAFGALVLGETFTLQQQIAIVVVCVAAGAAIATQRERPRSDLELTATAIP from the coding sequence GTGAGTGCCAAGAGGGACCGATTGAATGGCGCGGGAGCCCAGCTTGCGACCGAGGTAAGCATCAACTTTGGTTCGAGTCTGGCTGGCCTGCTCATTCCCGTGGTCGGCTCTCCGGTCGTGGTTGCGGCGCGTCAAATCGTCATGGTCTGCGTGATTTTGCCGTTTTACCGCCCAAAGCTGTCGCAGCTCAGTTGGCGGCGGGTCTGGCCCGCTCTCGCGCTCGGCGTCGTTCTGGCCGTGATGAACGTCACGTTTTATATGTCCGTCGGGCTGCTTGGACTGGGAATCGCGGCAACGATTGAGTTCCTCGGTCCCTTCGGACTCGCTCTCGCCACGTCCCGCCGTCCGCTGGACTTTGTGTGTGCCCTGGCGGCGGCTGGCGGTGTGTTCTTGCTGACCTGGTCGGACGGCACGCTCAGCGTTCTGGGAATCGTGCTTGCACTGACGGCAGCAGCATCCTGGGCGGCCTACATTCTTCTCACCCGGCAGGTTGCCACCGAGTTCCCGGGGCTTGAAGGCATCACTATCGCCAGTCTGGTGAGCCTGACACTCGTGGTGCCACTCGCTCTGGTGACGGTGGATTTCAGTGAGCTCAACTGGGGCATCATTGGGTTGCTCGTGCTCATTGGAGTGCTGTCCTCGGCGTTCCCGTATACCGTCGACACCTACATTTTGCGCCGCATCAGCCCGCGGCTCTATTCGATCATCACCAGCTTCGGTCCGGTCATCGCGGCGGCGTTCGGTGCGCTGGTGCTCGGCGAAACGTTCACTCTGCAGCAGCAGATCGCCATCGTGGTGGTGTGCGTCGCTGCCGGTGCCGCAATTGCCACGCAGCGGGAGCGTCCCCGGTCCGACCTGGAACTCACCGCGACCGCCATCCCGTAG
- a CDS encoding GNAT family N-acetyltransferase encodes MQLIHTERLLLRPFSVEDADFIFDVYSRWDVQRYLGAVPGVMASIDEALDRITAWHGLDDGVHGVWAVTEADSGKLLGSLLLKFIPASGTNLAAEPAGDTEIGWHFHPDARGKGCASEAASAVLRHAFAHGLQKIVAVTNPDNHASQRVCERIGMLHHGISEAYYNARCELFVASAARSEPSMSGV; translated from the coding sequence ATGCAACTAATCCACACGGAACGGCTTCTCCTTCGGCCCTTTTCGGTGGAGGACGCGGACTTTATCTTCGATGTGTATTCGCGCTGGGATGTGCAGCGTTACCTGGGTGCCGTGCCGGGGGTGATGGCCTCCATCGATGAGGCCCTTGACCGCATCACGGCATGGCACGGCCTCGACGACGGTGTGCACGGCGTGTGGGCGGTGACGGAAGCCGACAGCGGCAAGCTGCTCGGCTCACTCCTGCTCAAGTTCATTCCCGCATCGGGAACGAACCTGGCCGCGGAGCCCGCCGGTGATACCGAGATTGGGTGGCATTTTCATCCAGATGCTCGGGGCAAGGGCTGCGCGAGCGAAGCGGCATCCGCTGTGCTCCGGCACGCCTTTGCGCACGGCCTGCAAAAGATTGTGGCCGTGACCAACCCCGACAACCATGCCTCGCAGCGGGTGTGTGAGCGGATTGGTATGCTCCATCACGGCATTTCGGAGGCCTATTACAACGCGCGGTGCGAGCTGTTTGTGGCCAGCGCCGCGCGGAGTGAACCGAGCATGAGCGGTGTGTGA
- a CDS encoding MFS transporter yields the protein MTNAERPFSLRSVALTAFLPTLLFSTGEGAIIPLIPLVANDLGASLAVAGFIAAMIMLGELVGDIPSGVIVSRIGERNAMLWASLLTIISVLVCLVAPNPWVLGIGIFLIGIATAIFALARHAFMATYVPLVYRARALSTLGGVFRAGWFIGPIVAAGLIFVTGSTQSAFWLFIGCSVAAAVILLLLPDPSATFGARPARGASASRHDVDSAAAPGLFATIRASREVLLRLGTGAALVGAMRASRTVMLPLWAVSIGISAPQTALIIGIAGGIDFALFYVSGQIMDRFGRMWSALPSMLGLAAGHLVLAFTHDLPTNVEWFIGIAMFLSLANGVGSGLLMTLGADLAPKTGPAPFLGAWRFTADAGSAAAPLAVATLTGIATLSIASGVMGAVGLFGAILLYRYIPRYAPHRPR from the coding sequence ATGACGAATGCCGAGCGCCCCTTCAGCCTGCGGTCGGTCGCGTTAACCGCCTTTCTCCCGACGCTGCTCTTCTCCACCGGTGAGGGCGCCATCATTCCGCTGATACCCCTAGTGGCCAACGATTTGGGCGCCAGTCTCGCCGTGGCCGGTTTCATTGCGGCCATGATCATGCTCGGCGAGCTGGTGGGCGACATCCCGAGCGGTGTGATCGTGTCGCGCATCGGCGAACGCAACGCCATGCTCTGGGCCTCGCTCCTCACGATCATCTCCGTGCTGGTGTGCCTCGTGGCACCCAACCCCTGGGTGCTTGGCATCGGCATCTTTCTCATTGGTATTGCCACCGCCATTTTTGCGCTGGCACGCCATGCCTTCATGGCCACCTATGTTCCCCTCGTCTACCGGGCTCGCGCGCTCTCCACGCTGGGGGGTGTCTTTCGCGCCGGCTGGTTCATCGGGCCCATCGTGGCGGCCGGACTCATTTTTGTGACCGGGTCCACCCAGTCGGCCTTCTGGCTGTTCATTGGCTGCTCGGTGGCTGCCGCGGTCATTCTGCTTCTGTTGCCGGATCCGAGCGCCACCTTTGGCGCCCGTCCCGCGCGCGGCGCATCCGCTTCTCGTCACGACGTCGACTCCGCAGCCGCTCCGGGTCTCTTTGCCACCATCCGCGCCAGTCGAGAGGTGCTGCTGCGTCTCGGTACCGGGGCCGCTCTGGTGGGTGCCATGCGCGCCAGCCGCACAGTCATGCTTCCACTCTGGGCGGTGAGCATCGGCATCAGCGCCCCGCAAACCGCGCTCATCATCGGCATCGCCGGCGGCATCGACTTCGCCCTGTTCTATGTGAGCGGCCAGATCATGGATCGTTTCGGCCGCATGTGGAGCGCCCTCCCATCCATGCTCGGGTTGGCCGCGGGCCACCTGGTGCTGGCGTTCACGCACGACCTGCCGACCAACGTTGAGTGGTTCATTGGAATTGCCATGTTCCTCTCCCTGGCCAACGGTGTGGGCAGTGGGCTGTTGATGACCCTGGGCGCCGACCTGGCCCCCAAAACCGGGCCCGCACCGTTTCTCGGGGCGTGGCGTTTCACAGCGGATGCCGGCAGCGCGGCCGCGCCACTCGCCGTCGCGACCCTCACCGGAATCGCCACTCTCTCAATTGCCAGCGGCGTTATGGGTGCAGTTGGCCTTTTTGGGGCCATACTGCTGTATCGGTACATTCCGCGCTACGCACCACATCGGCCGCGATAG
- a CDS encoding TadE/TadG family type IV pilus assembly protein: MKRMLRAARARIAVSAETGSAVAEFVMVAALLTALTLGVMQLGLALHVRNTVLDAAAEGARYASLADSSLAEGAARTRDLIQTAVGPAYATGVTASYDSIAGYPCVHVRVVTPLPLLGLFGIDRGLEVDGHAARETLE, encoded by the coding sequence ATGAAGCGGATGCTCCGCGCGGCCCGCGCGCGCATCGCTGTCTCCGCGGAGACAGGTTCGGCCGTGGCCGAGTTCGTTATGGTCGCCGCCCTGCTCACCGCGCTCACCCTCGGCGTCATGCAGCTGGGCCTGGCACTGCACGTGCGCAACACCGTGCTGGACGCGGCAGCCGAAGGCGCTCGCTACGCCTCGCTGGCCGACAGCAGTCTGGCCGAAGGCGCGGCGCGCACGCGTGACCTGATCCAGACCGCCGTGGGGCCGGCCTATGCCACCGGGGTCACCGCGAGCTACGACTCCATCGCGGGCTACCCGTGCGTGCACGTGCGGGTGGTTACACCGCTTCCGCTTCTGGGTCTCTTCGGCATCGATCGCGGGCTGGAGGTTGATGGTCATGCGGCTCGCGAAACACTGGAATAA